One genomic window of Arachis hypogaea cultivar Tifrunner chromosome 8, arahy.Tifrunner.gnm2.J5K5, whole genome shotgun sequence includes the following:
- the LOC112705747 gene encoding transcriptional corepressor LEUNIG_HOMOLOG isoform X3: MKPATTNMAQPQSNWEADKMLDVYIHDYFVKRKLHNTAKAFMTEGKVSTDPVAIDAPGGFLYEWWSVFWDVFISRTNEKHSEAAAAYIETQQMKAREQQLQMQQLQLMQQRGAQLQRRDPNHPPLGGSLSAMNSEGMLGQQPTNVLAIKMYEDRMKHSHSMESEASPTLIDANRMALLKSGTSHQGQLVHGNSGNMSTALQQLQARTPLTTDIKGEVNLGATPKSLPMDNSVYRQAILQSKSGLGGTGLNPGVTSLPLKGWPLTGIDQLRPGGLGVQVQKPNLTTQSQFLLASQQQQVLAQSQAQNNLGSSNSQGDMDPHRLSTVPRGGLSAKDGQSTSSQVQSGSPKVKMSQAQHSLSQQDHLQQQQLQQNNRKRKQHSSSGPGNSTGTGNTVGPSPNSPPSTHTPGDGINTASSMQHVNSMPKSMMMYGTEATGGLASSSNLLEDMDRFGDVGTLEDNVESFLSNDGGDEGSLYGSIKQNPAEQQKESSKGFTFAEFGCIRTRNSKVTCCHFSSDGKLLASAGHDNKVVLWNMDTLQTESTPEEHKLVISDVRFRPNSSQLATASIDKSVRLWDAANPSYCVQEYGGHSAAIMSLDFHPKKTDMFCFCDSENAIRYYDITSSSCTHVLKGGNAQVRFQPRVGQVLAAASDKVVSIFDVETDRQIYSLQGHSEAVNYICWDATGDFLATVSQNLVKIWTLASGECIQELSSNANQFHSCVFHPSYSTLLVIGGFSSLELWNMAENKSMTISAHENIISALAQSPVTGMVASASHDCSVKLWK, translated from the exons ATGAAGCCCGCTACCACCAACATGGCTCAGCCGCAGAGTAATTGGGAGGCTGATAAAAT GCTTGATGTTTACATCCATGATTATTTTGTAAAGAGAAAATTACATAACACTGCAAAAGCTTTTATGACAGAAGGCAAAGTTTCCACCGATCCTGTAG CAATTGACGCTCCTGGAGGATTTCTGTACGAGTGGTGGTCTGTCTTTTGGGATGTCTTCATCTCAAGGACAAACGAGAAACATTCTGAGGCTGCTGCAGCTTACATTGAG ACCCAGCAAATGAAGGCTAGAGAACAACAACTTCAGATGCAACAATTGCAACTTATGCAGCAGCGCGGTGCACAGCTGCAACGCCGGGATCCTAATCATCCTCCTCTAGGTGGTTCCTTAAGTGCCATGAACTCTGAAGGAATGTTGGGGCAGCAACCAACAAATGTGTTGGCCATTAAAATGTATGAAGACCGAATGAAACACTCTCATTCAATGGAGTCAGAGGCATCTCCAACACTTATCGATGCAAATAGGATGGCCCTTCTTAAGTCTGGAACAAGTCATCAAGG TCAGTTGGTCCATGGTAATTCAGGAAATATGTCTACTGCATTGCAGCAACTTCAGGCCCGGACTCCTTTGACAACT GACATCAAAGGAGAAGTCAATTTAGGTGCCACTCCCAAGAGTTTGCCTATGGATAACTCCGTGTACAGACAAGCAATTTTACAATCAAAATCCGGGCTAGGCGGCACAG GGTTAAATCCAGGGGTTACAAGTCTTCCACTAAAGGGGTGGCCCTTAACT GGTATTGATCAACTAAGACCTGGCGGTTTGGGCGTACAAGTTCAGAAGCCTAATTTGACAACTCAAAGCCAATTTCTTTTGGCATCACAACAGCAGCAAGTCTTAGCACAGTCTCAGGCACAAAACAACCTTGGAAGTTCTAATAGTCAAGGTGATATGGATCCACATAGACTTTCTACGGTCCCTCGAGGTGGCTTAAGTGCAAAAGATGGTCAATCTACCAGCTCCCAAGTGCAGTCAGGTTCACCTAAG GTGAAGATGTCCCAGGCACAACATTCACTATCTCAACAGGATCATTTGCAGCAGCAGCAACTGCAGCAG AACAACCGGAAAAGGAAACAACATTCTTCTTCTGGACCTGGCAATAGCACTGGTACTGGAAACACAGTAGGTCCTTCACCTAATTCACCACCATCAACTCACACACCTGGTGATGGAATAAATACAGCAAGCAGCATGCAGCATGTTAACAGTATGCCAAAGAGTATGATGATGTATGGTACAGAAGCAACAGGTGGCCTTGCATCGTCTTCTAATTTGCTT GAGGATATGGACCGATTTGGAGATGTTGGTACTTTAGAGGATAATGTGGAATCCTTTCTATCAAATGATGGAGGAGATGAAGGTAGTCTCTATGGAAGTATAAAACAAAATCCGGCTGAGCAACAAAAGGAATCATCAAAAG GTTTCACCTTTGCTGAATTTGGTTGCATACGAACAAGGAACAGCAAAGTTACTTGCTGTCATTTTTCATCTGATGGAAAATTACTTGCCAGTGCTGGACATGACAACAAG GTTGTCCTTTGGAACATGGACACTTTACAGACAGAGAGCACTCCAGAAGAACACAAGTTGGTTATTTCAGATGTCCGTTTTAGACCAAATTCATCTCAGTTGGCGACAGCCTCAATCGATAAATCTGTGCGGTTATGGGATGCAGCCAAT CCAAGCTATTGTGTGCAAGAATACGGTGGGCACAGTGCAGCAATTATGTCTCTTGATTTCCACCCAAAGAAGACTGATATGTTCTGCTTTTGTGATAGTGAAAATGCAATTCGGTACTATGATATTACTTCATCCTCCTGCACGCATGTATTGAAG GGTGGAAATGCTCAAGTGCGGTTTCAGCCTAGAGTGGGGCAAGTACTAGCAGCAGCTTCTGACAAAGTAGTGTCAATTTTTGATGTTGAAACCGACAGACAAATTTATTCACTTCAG GGACACTCTGAAGCGGTGAACTATATTTGCTGGGATGCAACTGGAGATTTCTTGGCAACTGTGAGTCaaaatttggtgaagatttgGACACTGGCCTCTGGAGAATGCATTCAGGAGCTTAGCTCAAATGCAAACCAGTTCCATTCTTGTGTCTTTCATCCAAGCTATTCAACTTTGTTGGTGATTGGAGGGTTTTCG TCCTTGGAGCTGTGGAACATGGCTGAGAACAAAAGCATGACAATTTCTGCACACGAGAATATAATTTCCGCTTTGGCTCAATCTCCTGTAACCGGTATGGTCGCCTCTGCAAGTCATGACTGCTCTGTTAAGTTATGGAAATAA
- the LOC112705747 gene encoding transcriptional corepressor LEUNIG_HOMOLOG isoform X2: MKPATTNMAQPQSNWEADKMLDVYIHDYFVKRKLHNTAKAFMTEGKVSTDPVAIDAPGGFLYEWWSVFWDVFISRTNEKHSEAAAAYIETQQMKAREQQLQMQQLQLMQQRGAQLQRRDPNHPPLGGSLSAMNSEGMLGQQPTNVLAIKMYEDRMKHSHSMESEASPTLIDANRMALLKSGTSHQGQLVHGNSGNMSTALQQLQARTPLTTDIKGEVNLGATPKSLPMDNSVYRQAILQSKSGLGGTGLNPGVTSLPLKGWPLTGIDQLRPGGLGVQVQKPNLTTQSQFLLASQQQQVLAQSQAQNNLGSSNSQGDMDPHRLSTVPRGGLSAKDGQSTSSQVQSGSPKVKMSQAQHSLSQQDHLQQQQLQQNNRKRKQHSSSGPGNSTGTGNTVGPSPNSPPSTHTPGDGINTASSMQHVNSMPKSMMMYGTEATGGLASSSNLLQEDMDRFGDVGTLEDNVESFLSNDGGDEGSLYGSIKQNPAEQQKESSKGFTFAEFGCIRTRNSKVTCCHFSSDGKLLASAGHDNKVVLWNMDTLQTESTPEEHKLVISDVRFRPNSSQLATASIDKSVRLWDAANPSYCVQEYGGHSAAIMSLDFHPKKTDMFCFCDSENAIRYYDITSSSCTHVLKGGNAQVRFQPRVGQVLAAASDKVVSIFDVETDRQIYSLQGHSEAVNYICWDATGDFLATVSQNLVKIWTLASGECIQELSSNANQFHSCVFHPSYSTLLVIGGFSSLELWNMAENKSMTISAHENIISALAQSPVTGMVASASHDCSVKLWK; this comes from the exons ATGAAGCCCGCTACCACCAACATGGCTCAGCCGCAGAGTAATTGGGAGGCTGATAAAAT GCTTGATGTTTACATCCATGATTATTTTGTAAAGAGAAAATTACATAACACTGCAAAAGCTTTTATGACAGAAGGCAAAGTTTCCACCGATCCTGTAG CAATTGACGCTCCTGGAGGATTTCTGTACGAGTGGTGGTCTGTCTTTTGGGATGTCTTCATCTCAAGGACAAACGAGAAACATTCTGAGGCTGCTGCAGCTTACATTGAG ACCCAGCAAATGAAGGCTAGAGAACAACAACTTCAGATGCAACAATTGCAACTTATGCAGCAGCGCGGTGCACAGCTGCAACGCCGGGATCCTAATCATCCTCCTCTAGGTGGTTCCTTAAGTGCCATGAACTCTGAAGGAATGTTGGGGCAGCAACCAACAAATGTGTTGGCCATTAAAATGTATGAAGACCGAATGAAACACTCTCATTCAATGGAGTCAGAGGCATCTCCAACACTTATCGATGCAAATAGGATGGCCCTTCTTAAGTCTGGAACAAGTCATCAAGG TCAGTTGGTCCATGGTAATTCAGGAAATATGTCTACTGCATTGCAGCAACTTCAGGCCCGGACTCCTTTGACAACT GACATCAAAGGAGAAGTCAATTTAGGTGCCACTCCCAAGAGTTTGCCTATGGATAACTCCGTGTACAGACAAGCAATTTTACAATCAAAATCCGGGCTAGGCGGCACAG GGTTAAATCCAGGGGTTACAAGTCTTCCACTAAAGGGGTGGCCCTTAACT GGTATTGATCAACTAAGACCTGGCGGTTTGGGCGTACAAGTTCAGAAGCCTAATTTGACAACTCAAAGCCAATTTCTTTTGGCATCACAACAGCAGCAAGTCTTAGCACAGTCTCAGGCACAAAACAACCTTGGAAGTTCTAATAGTCAAGGTGATATGGATCCACATAGACTTTCTACGGTCCCTCGAGGTGGCTTAAGTGCAAAAGATGGTCAATCTACCAGCTCCCAAGTGCAGTCAGGTTCACCTAAG GTGAAGATGTCCCAGGCACAACATTCACTATCTCAACAGGATCATTTGCAGCAGCAGCAACTGCAGCAG AACAACCGGAAAAGGAAACAACATTCTTCTTCTGGACCTGGCAATAGCACTGGTACTGGAAACACAGTAGGTCCTTCACCTAATTCACCACCATCAACTCACACACCTGGTGATGGAATAAATACAGCAAGCAGCATGCAGCATGTTAACAGTATGCCAAAGAGTATGATGATGTATGGTACAGAAGCAACAGGTGGCCTTGCATCGTCTTCTAATTTGCTT CAGGAGGATATGGACCGATTTGGAGATGTTGGTACTTTAGAGGATAATGTGGAATCCTTTCTATCAAATGATGGAGGAGATGAAGGTAGTCTCTATGGAAGTATAAAACAAAATCCGGCTGAGCAACAAAAGGAATCATCAAAAG GTTTCACCTTTGCTGAATTTGGTTGCATACGAACAAGGAACAGCAAAGTTACTTGCTGTCATTTTTCATCTGATGGAAAATTACTTGCCAGTGCTGGACATGACAACAAG GTTGTCCTTTGGAACATGGACACTTTACAGACAGAGAGCACTCCAGAAGAACACAAGTTGGTTATTTCAGATGTCCGTTTTAGACCAAATTCATCTCAGTTGGCGACAGCCTCAATCGATAAATCTGTGCGGTTATGGGATGCAGCCAAT CCAAGCTATTGTGTGCAAGAATACGGTGGGCACAGTGCAGCAATTATGTCTCTTGATTTCCACCCAAAGAAGACTGATATGTTCTGCTTTTGTGATAGTGAAAATGCAATTCGGTACTATGATATTACTTCATCCTCCTGCACGCATGTATTGAAG GGTGGAAATGCTCAAGTGCGGTTTCAGCCTAGAGTGGGGCAAGTACTAGCAGCAGCTTCTGACAAAGTAGTGTCAATTTTTGATGTTGAAACCGACAGACAAATTTATTCACTTCAG GGACACTCTGAAGCGGTGAACTATATTTGCTGGGATGCAACTGGAGATTTCTTGGCAACTGTGAGTCaaaatttggtgaagatttgGACACTGGCCTCTGGAGAATGCATTCAGGAGCTTAGCTCAAATGCAAACCAGTTCCATTCTTGTGTCTTTCATCCAAGCTATTCAACTTTGTTGGTGATTGGAGGGTTTTCG TCCTTGGAGCTGTGGAACATGGCTGAGAACAAAAGCATGACAATTTCTGCACACGAGAATATAATTTCCGCTTTGGCTCAATCTCCTGTAACCGGTATGGTCGCCTCTGCAAGTCATGACTGCTCTGTTAAGTTATGGAAATAA
- the LOC112705747 gene encoding transcriptional corepressor LEUNIG_HOMOLOG isoform X1, with product MKPATTNMAQPQSNWEADKMLDVYIHDYFVKRKLHNTAKAFMTEGKVSTDPVAIDAPGGFLYEWWSVFWDVFISRTNEKHSEAAAAYIETQQMKAREQQLQMQQLQLMQQRGAQLQRRDPNHPPLGGSLSAMNSEGMLGQQPTNVLAIKMYEDRMKHSHSMESEASPTLIDANRMALLKSGTSHQGQLVHGNSGNMSTALQQLQARTPLTTDIKGEVNLGATPKSLPMDNSVYRQAILQSKSGLGGTGLNPGVTSLPLKGWPLTGIDQLRPGGLGVQVQKPNLTTQSQFLLASQQQQVLAQSQAQNNLGSSNSQGDMDPHRLSTVPRGGLSAKDGQSTSSQVQSGSPKQVKMSQAQHSLSQQDHLQQQQLQQNNRKRKQHSSSGPGNSTGTGNTVGPSPNSPPSTHTPGDGINTASSMQHVNSMPKSMMMYGTEATGGLASSSNLLQEDMDRFGDVGTLEDNVESFLSNDGGDEGSLYGSIKQNPAEQQKESSKGFTFAEFGCIRTRNSKVTCCHFSSDGKLLASAGHDNKVVLWNMDTLQTESTPEEHKLVISDVRFRPNSSQLATASIDKSVRLWDAANPSYCVQEYGGHSAAIMSLDFHPKKTDMFCFCDSENAIRYYDITSSSCTHVLKGGNAQVRFQPRVGQVLAAASDKVVSIFDVETDRQIYSLQGHSEAVNYICWDATGDFLATVSQNLVKIWTLASGECIQELSSNANQFHSCVFHPSYSTLLVIGGFSSLELWNMAENKSMTISAHENIISALAQSPVTGMVASASHDCSVKLWK from the exons ATGAAGCCCGCTACCACCAACATGGCTCAGCCGCAGAGTAATTGGGAGGCTGATAAAAT GCTTGATGTTTACATCCATGATTATTTTGTAAAGAGAAAATTACATAACACTGCAAAAGCTTTTATGACAGAAGGCAAAGTTTCCACCGATCCTGTAG CAATTGACGCTCCTGGAGGATTTCTGTACGAGTGGTGGTCTGTCTTTTGGGATGTCTTCATCTCAAGGACAAACGAGAAACATTCTGAGGCTGCTGCAGCTTACATTGAG ACCCAGCAAATGAAGGCTAGAGAACAACAACTTCAGATGCAACAATTGCAACTTATGCAGCAGCGCGGTGCACAGCTGCAACGCCGGGATCCTAATCATCCTCCTCTAGGTGGTTCCTTAAGTGCCATGAACTCTGAAGGAATGTTGGGGCAGCAACCAACAAATGTGTTGGCCATTAAAATGTATGAAGACCGAATGAAACACTCTCATTCAATGGAGTCAGAGGCATCTCCAACACTTATCGATGCAAATAGGATGGCCCTTCTTAAGTCTGGAACAAGTCATCAAGG TCAGTTGGTCCATGGTAATTCAGGAAATATGTCTACTGCATTGCAGCAACTTCAGGCCCGGACTCCTTTGACAACT GACATCAAAGGAGAAGTCAATTTAGGTGCCACTCCCAAGAGTTTGCCTATGGATAACTCCGTGTACAGACAAGCAATTTTACAATCAAAATCCGGGCTAGGCGGCACAG GGTTAAATCCAGGGGTTACAAGTCTTCCACTAAAGGGGTGGCCCTTAACT GGTATTGATCAACTAAGACCTGGCGGTTTGGGCGTACAAGTTCAGAAGCCTAATTTGACAACTCAAAGCCAATTTCTTTTGGCATCACAACAGCAGCAAGTCTTAGCACAGTCTCAGGCACAAAACAACCTTGGAAGTTCTAATAGTCAAGGTGATATGGATCCACATAGACTTTCTACGGTCCCTCGAGGTGGCTTAAGTGCAAAAGATGGTCAATCTACCAGCTCCCAAGTGCAGTCAGGTTCACCTAAG CAGGTGAAGATGTCCCAGGCACAACATTCACTATCTCAACAGGATCATTTGCAGCAGCAGCAACTGCAGCAG AACAACCGGAAAAGGAAACAACATTCTTCTTCTGGACCTGGCAATAGCACTGGTACTGGAAACACAGTAGGTCCTTCACCTAATTCACCACCATCAACTCACACACCTGGTGATGGAATAAATACAGCAAGCAGCATGCAGCATGTTAACAGTATGCCAAAGAGTATGATGATGTATGGTACAGAAGCAACAGGTGGCCTTGCATCGTCTTCTAATTTGCTT CAGGAGGATATGGACCGATTTGGAGATGTTGGTACTTTAGAGGATAATGTGGAATCCTTTCTATCAAATGATGGAGGAGATGAAGGTAGTCTCTATGGAAGTATAAAACAAAATCCGGCTGAGCAACAAAAGGAATCATCAAAAG GTTTCACCTTTGCTGAATTTGGTTGCATACGAACAAGGAACAGCAAAGTTACTTGCTGTCATTTTTCATCTGATGGAAAATTACTTGCCAGTGCTGGACATGACAACAAG GTTGTCCTTTGGAACATGGACACTTTACAGACAGAGAGCACTCCAGAAGAACACAAGTTGGTTATTTCAGATGTCCGTTTTAGACCAAATTCATCTCAGTTGGCGACAGCCTCAATCGATAAATCTGTGCGGTTATGGGATGCAGCCAAT CCAAGCTATTGTGTGCAAGAATACGGTGGGCACAGTGCAGCAATTATGTCTCTTGATTTCCACCCAAAGAAGACTGATATGTTCTGCTTTTGTGATAGTGAAAATGCAATTCGGTACTATGATATTACTTCATCCTCCTGCACGCATGTATTGAAG GGTGGAAATGCTCAAGTGCGGTTTCAGCCTAGAGTGGGGCAAGTACTAGCAGCAGCTTCTGACAAAGTAGTGTCAATTTTTGATGTTGAAACCGACAGACAAATTTATTCACTTCAG GGACACTCTGAAGCGGTGAACTATATTTGCTGGGATGCAACTGGAGATTTCTTGGCAACTGTGAGTCaaaatttggtgaagatttgGACACTGGCCTCTGGAGAATGCATTCAGGAGCTTAGCTCAAATGCAAACCAGTTCCATTCTTGTGTCTTTCATCCAAGCTATTCAACTTTGTTGGTGATTGGAGGGTTTTCG TCCTTGGAGCTGTGGAACATGGCTGAGAACAAAAGCATGACAATTTCTGCACACGAGAATATAATTTCCGCTTTGGCTCAATCTCCTGTAACCGGTATGGTCGCCTCTGCAAGTCATGACTGCTCTGTTAAGTTATGGAAATAA
- the LOC112705747 gene encoding transcriptional corepressor LEUNIG_HOMOLOG isoform X4, which translates to MKPATTNMAQPQSNWEADKMLDVYIHDYFVKRKLHNTAKAFMTEGKVSTDPVAIDAPGGFLYEWWSVFWDVFISRTNEKHSEAAAAYIETQQMKAREQQLQMQQLQLMQQRGAQLQRRDPNHPPLGGSLSAMNSEGMLGQQPTNVLAIKMYEDRMKHSHSMESEASPTLIDANRMALLKSGTSHQGQLVHGNSGNMSTALQQLQARTPLTTDIKGEVNLGATPKSLPMDNSVYRQAILQSKSGLGGTGLNPGVTSLPLKGWPLTGIDQLRPGGLGVQVQKPNLTTQSQFLLASQQQQVLAQSQAQNNLGSSNSQGDMDPHRLSTVPRGGLSAKDGQSTSSQVQSGSPKQVKMSQAQHSLSQQDHLQQQQLQQNNRKRKQHSSSGPGNSTGTGNTVGPSPNSPPSTHTPGDGINTASSMQHVNSMPKSMMMYGTEATGGLASSSNLLEDMDRFGDVGTLEDNVESFLSNDGGDEGSLYGSIKQNPAEQQKESSKGFTFAEFGCIRTRNSKVTCCHFSSDGKLLASAGHDNKVVLWNMDTLQTESTPEEHKLVISDVRFRPNSSQLATASIDKSVRLWDAANPSYCVQEYGGHSAAIMSLDFHPKKTDMFCFCDSENAIRYYDITSSSCTHVLKGGNAQVRFQPRVGQVLAAASDKVVSIFDVETDRQIYSLQGHSEAVNYICWDATGDFLATVSQNLVKIWTLASGECIQELSSNANQFHSCVFHPSYSTLLVIGGFSSLELWNMAENKSMTISAHENIISALAQSPVTGMVASASHDCSVKLWK; encoded by the exons ATGAAGCCCGCTACCACCAACATGGCTCAGCCGCAGAGTAATTGGGAGGCTGATAAAAT GCTTGATGTTTACATCCATGATTATTTTGTAAAGAGAAAATTACATAACACTGCAAAAGCTTTTATGACAGAAGGCAAAGTTTCCACCGATCCTGTAG CAATTGACGCTCCTGGAGGATTTCTGTACGAGTGGTGGTCTGTCTTTTGGGATGTCTTCATCTCAAGGACAAACGAGAAACATTCTGAGGCTGCTGCAGCTTACATTGAG ACCCAGCAAATGAAGGCTAGAGAACAACAACTTCAGATGCAACAATTGCAACTTATGCAGCAGCGCGGTGCACAGCTGCAACGCCGGGATCCTAATCATCCTCCTCTAGGTGGTTCCTTAAGTGCCATGAACTCTGAAGGAATGTTGGGGCAGCAACCAACAAATGTGTTGGCCATTAAAATGTATGAAGACCGAATGAAACACTCTCATTCAATGGAGTCAGAGGCATCTCCAACACTTATCGATGCAAATAGGATGGCCCTTCTTAAGTCTGGAACAAGTCATCAAGG TCAGTTGGTCCATGGTAATTCAGGAAATATGTCTACTGCATTGCAGCAACTTCAGGCCCGGACTCCTTTGACAACT GACATCAAAGGAGAAGTCAATTTAGGTGCCACTCCCAAGAGTTTGCCTATGGATAACTCCGTGTACAGACAAGCAATTTTACAATCAAAATCCGGGCTAGGCGGCACAG GGTTAAATCCAGGGGTTACAAGTCTTCCACTAAAGGGGTGGCCCTTAACT GGTATTGATCAACTAAGACCTGGCGGTTTGGGCGTACAAGTTCAGAAGCCTAATTTGACAACTCAAAGCCAATTTCTTTTGGCATCACAACAGCAGCAAGTCTTAGCACAGTCTCAGGCACAAAACAACCTTGGAAGTTCTAATAGTCAAGGTGATATGGATCCACATAGACTTTCTACGGTCCCTCGAGGTGGCTTAAGTGCAAAAGATGGTCAATCTACCAGCTCCCAAGTGCAGTCAGGTTCACCTAAG CAGGTGAAGATGTCCCAGGCACAACATTCACTATCTCAACAGGATCATTTGCAGCAGCAGCAACTGCAGCAG AACAACCGGAAAAGGAAACAACATTCTTCTTCTGGACCTGGCAATAGCACTGGTACTGGAAACACAGTAGGTCCTTCACCTAATTCACCACCATCAACTCACACACCTGGTGATGGAATAAATACAGCAAGCAGCATGCAGCATGTTAACAGTATGCCAAAGAGTATGATGATGTATGGTACAGAAGCAACAGGTGGCCTTGCATCGTCTTCTAATTTGCTT GAGGATATGGACCGATTTGGAGATGTTGGTACTTTAGAGGATAATGTGGAATCCTTTCTATCAAATGATGGAGGAGATGAAGGTAGTCTCTATGGAAGTATAAAACAAAATCCGGCTGAGCAACAAAAGGAATCATCAAAAG GTTTCACCTTTGCTGAATTTGGTTGCATACGAACAAGGAACAGCAAAGTTACTTGCTGTCATTTTTCATCTGATGGAAAATTACTTGCCAGTGCTGGACATGACAACAAG GTTGTCCTTTGGAACATGGACACTTTACAGACAGAGAGCACTCCAGAAGAACACAAGTTGGTTATTTCAGATGTCCGTTTTAGACCAAATTCATCTCAGTTGGCGACAGCCTCAATCGATAAATCTGTGCGGTTATGGGATGCAGCCAAT CCAAGCTATTGTGTGCAAGAATACGGTGGGCACAGTGCAGCAATTATGTCTCTTGATTTCCACCCAAAGAAGACTGATATGTTCTGCTTTTGTGATAGTGAAAATGCAATTCGGTACTATGATATTACTTCATCCTCCTGCACGCATGTATTGAAG GGTGGAAATGCTCAAGTGCGGTTTCAGCCTAGAGTGGGGCAAGTACTAGCAGCAGCTTCTGACAAAGTAGTGTCAATTTTTGATGTTGAAACCGACAGACAAATTTATTCACTTCAG GGACACTCTGAAGCGGTGAACTATATTTGCTGGGATGCAACTGGAGATTTCTTGGCAACTGTGAGTCaaaatttggtgaagatttgGACACTGGCCTCTGGAGAATGCATTCAGGAGCTTAGCTCAAATGCAAACCAGTTCCATTCTTGTGTCTTTCATCCAAGCTATTCAACTTTGTTGGTGATTGGAGGGTTTTCG TCCTTGGAGCTGTGGAACATGGCTGAGAACAAAAGCATGACAATTTCTGCACACGAGAATATAATTTCCGCTTTGGCTCAATCTCCTGTAACCGGTATGGTCGCCTCTGCAAGTCATGACTGCTCTGTTAAGTTATGGAAATAA